A segment of the Aridibaculum aurantiacum genome:
GAGTCTTTGTTATCAATCGCGGGTTCGACAAGTGTCTTTCCCTGTATCCATTGTATTCGTGGAATCCCATTATTGAACAGATTGCTGCTAAAAGTGATTTTGACGCCAATGTAAGGAATTTCCGCAGGGCTTTTATGGCTGGAGCCACCCATGTGGAATTAGATTCTGCCGGACGATTGTTATTACCACCCTCACTAAAAGAATGGGCAGGGATCGGCAAAGACATCATCCTGAACGGGGCGCTTAATAAAGTGGAGATCTGGGATGTGCGTAAGTACAAAGAGTTCTTTGACGATATGTCAACCGACGACTTCAGCAACCTTGCTGATGTGGTAATGGGCGGCAGTAACGATCTAAAACTATAAGCAATGAGCAACCAGGAACAATCTGCTCATCATGCTTCAGACTACCATGTGCCGGTGCTGTTTTACGAAACTATGGACGCACTGGCCATAAAACCAGACGGCATTTATGTAGACTGCACGTTTGGCGGTGGTGGTCATAGCCGGGGAATTTTAGATAAGCTGGGGCCGCAGGGAAAGCTGGTAGCTTTTGACCAGGATGCGGACGCTGCTGCTAACCTACCGGAAGATGAGCGGGTGCTTTTCATACCACAAAACTTCAGGTACCTGCAGCGGTTCCTAAGGCTTCACCAGGTAGCACGTGTAGATGGAGTACTGGCTGACCTGGGCGTGAGTAGTCACCAGTTTGATGAAGCAGGGCGTGGTTTCTCCACCCGGTTTGATGGTCCGTTGGATATGCGGATGGATCAGCGGCAGGAACAAACTGCAGCAACTATACTGAAAAAGTATACCGAGCAGCAACTGCATAAGATGTTTGAGCAGTATGGCGAGGTTACCAATTCTAAAACATTGGCCAGGCACATCGTTCAGCAGCGAAATCAAATGCCGCTTGAGACGATAGACCAACTGAAAGTTCTTTTAAGCCCGGTAGTAAAAGGCAATCCAAATAAATACCTGGCGCAGGTGTTCCAGGCGGTGCGAATAGAGTTGAACGAGGAGATGGGTGTACTGAAGGAGTTGCTGGAGCAAATTCCGGCGGTGTTGAAGCCAGGAGGAAGAGCAGCAATCATCACCTTCCATTCAATAGAAGACAGGATCGTGAAGAACTTCTTTAAACTCGGTGGTTTCGATGAAGTGGATGAAAACCCGCTACTGCCAACGGTGAAGAAGAAAGATTTGAAAGTGATAACAAAGAAACCAATAACTGCTTCGCAGGAAGAGTTAAAGCGAAACCCAAGAAGCCGCAGTGCAAAACTGAGAGTGGCAGAGAGGGAGGTTGATTAGACGTTAGTTATTAGGCTTTAGGAGGAGAAATGAGGATGCTGGATGGAGATGAGAGATCAGTGATTAGAGACTAGTGATTAGAAGCTAGGAATCAAGAACAAGAAACTAGGAACAACAAACAAGAAACAAGTTAAGTGAGCGAGCAGGCAAAGAAGAAGAGAAGACCATTCAAAGCCATCGGCGGATTGCTGAGCTATAACTGGCTGCTGAAGAATATCAACTTCTTCTTGTTTATGAGTGTACTGGCGGTGATATATATAGCGAACGGTCACATGGCCGACAACAGGATCAGGAGGATAAATGATACTGCGAGAAAACTAAAAGATTTACAATACGAGTATAAGACACTAAAGAGCGAAATGATGTTTAAGAGCAGGGAGAGTGAGATGGTGAAAGCAGCAGAGCCTTTAGGTTTAAAGCTGGATACTGTGCCACCTGCCCGCATACAAATGATTAGCAGAAGAACAAATTGATTCGTGAAGGACCCCTTTCCTTGTGATCCAATGCTGATGAAAAACTTACTTCAACCCGCCTAACACTTATACCAAAGAGGATATTGCTGTGGATGTAAAAAAA
Coding sequences within it:
- the mraZ gene encoding division/cell wall cluster transcriptional repressor MraZ, translating into MAALSIVVRVDKKKHPLITNKVGKCVILCQIVENPSPISQLTGEFEATVDAKSRFLLPAGLKKQLPEGERVFVINRGFDKCLSLYPLYSWNPIIEQIAAKSDFDANVRNFRRAFMAGATHVELDSAGRLLLPPSLKEWAGIGKDIILNGALNKVEIWDVRKYKEFFDDMSTDDFSNLADVVMGGSNDLKL
- the rsmH gene encoding 16S rRNA (cytosine(1402)-N(4))-methyltransferase RsmH gives rise to the protein MSNQEQSAHHASDYHVPVLFYETMDALAIKPDGIYVDCTFGGGGHSRGILDKLGPQGKLVAFDQDADAAANLPEDERVLFIPQNFRYLQRFLRLHQVARVDGVLADLGVSSHQFDEAGRGFSTRFDGPLDMRMDQRQEQTAATILKKYTEQQLHKMFEQYGEVTNSKTLARHIVQQRNQMPLETIDQLKVLLSPVVKGNPNKYLAQVFQAVRIELNEEMGVLKELLEQIPAVLKPGGRAAIITFHSIEDRIVKNFFKLGGFDEVDENPLLPTVKKKDLKVITKKPITASQEELKRNPRSRSAKLRVAEREVD
- a CDS encoding FtsL-like putative cell division protein; protein product: MSEQAKKKRRPFKAIGGLLSYNWLLKNINFFLFMSVLAVIYIANGHMADNRIRRINDTARKLKDLQYEYKTLKSEMMFKSRESEMVKAAEPLGLKLDTVPPARIQMISRRTN